One genomic window of Salmo salar chromosome ssa12, Ssal_v3.1, whole genome shotgun sequence includes the following:
- the LOC106595000 gene encoding zinc finger protein 271: MNPLSSEKETLIDEIEQSLFTLTEDNLRYLCERHGNDGKDGSEIKGMNHRLLRRRIMEEMWDNMDSMKSEEQGMSWLVQLKDDIRRMLEIASNAQISPSQSDDDDDDDAVDYEEECDKEDSDWLPSNGLKAEHLSSSQSDDDAAECDKDWDVEDKDWLDSDGLEAESDPERHTPEHRVKEDKPPPPPSPFSESPGRAFPSSTLLQGQKKVSVRLVDCRKTQGQSGHIIHKTTQTGGKPHSSSKAEQHKTLSGDRPGYHICDHCGKNFTTARSLQLHIQNLKRFSDTVTAEKPHVCSECGKGFSQAYSLKIHWRTHTGEKPYVCYQCGKGFTESGTLKRHIRTHTGEKPFHCPRCGKDFIESGGLKKHTKRAHPGEEVVVPQKSVDTGEKPYHFSSDDCGMSFATSREQRLHQRKHTREKLRSTPNAKQRKEPLSGDGSHICDHCGKSFTTARSLKLHLQYLKRYRDNLTGEKPHVCSTCAKGFSEAGSLKRHLRTHTGEKPYVCHHCGKDYNDSGNLQKHIRTHTGEKPYHCLDCGKNFRVKISLKHHQEIVHTEHPHRCGQCKKSFITAERLESHIKTRHPPNDPLKNPHVCSECGRGFRYADNLKIHLRIHTGEKPYVCPRCGKDFTQSGLLQRHMRTHTGEKPYHCSVCGMKFRHTISLKQHHLKNHKGETLGPVRMHQGPLPCPHCGEKFSTKALLKDHLQKTHNSRVHCPQCDKTFSTKRNLLVHQRKHTGERPYLCPQCGKSFSLTGSLKLHLRIHAGEKPYRCTYCDKSFTSKSHCTLHLRIHTGEKPYQCPDCGRRFRDGNVLKNHRRTHTGEKPFQCRMCDKAFAQLSSLKKHQETHRQTLPVSVPRLPNPYLPHNQLIPYPYPHQTPL, encoded by the exons ATGAATCCACTCAGTTCAGAGAAGGAAACGTTGATTGATGAAATTGAACAGAGTTTATTCACTTTAACCGAGGACAATTTACGTTACCTGTGTGAACGTCATGGCAACGATGGCAAAGATGGATCTGAAATTAAAGGGATGAATCATCGCTTATTACGCCGTAGAATCATGGAGGAAATGTGGGACAATATGGATTCAATGAAATCGGAGGAGCAGGGAATGTCTTGGTTAGTCCAACTGAAAGATGACATCAGAAGGATGCTGGAGATTGCTAGCAATGCACAAATTAGTCCCAGCCAgtccgatgatgatgatgatgatgatgctgtagACTATGAAGAAGAATGCGACAAGGAGGACAGCGATTGGTTGCCTAGCAATGGACTGAAGGCGGAGCACTTGAGTTCCAGCCAATCCGATGATGACGCTGCAGAATGCGACAAAGACTGGGACGTGGAGGACAAGGATTGGTTGGATAGCGATGGGCTGGAGGCAGAGTCAGATCCAGAGAGGCACACTCCAGAGCACAGAGTAAAAGAG GACAAGCCTCCCCCGCCCCCCTCCCCTTTCTCAGAGTCCCCAGGTCGTGCCTTTCCCAGTAGTACCTTACTGCAGGGTCAGAAGAAGGTGTCCGTGCGGCTAGTCGACTGCAGGAAAACACAGGGGCAGAGTGGCCATATAATACACAAGACAACACAGACTGGAGGGAAACCCCACAGCTCGTCTAAAGCTGAACAACACAAAACCCTCTCAGGAGACAGGCCTGGCTACCATATCTGTGATCACTGTGGGAAGAATTTTACCACAGCAAGAAGTCTACAACTACACATACAGAACCTGAAGAGATTCAGTGATACCGTCACTGCAGAGAAACCACACGTGTGTTCTGAATGCGGAAAGGGATTCTCTCAGGCCTACAGTCTTAAGATACATTGGAGAACTCATACTGGGGAGAAACCTTACGTTTGTTATCAGTGTGGGAAGGGTTTCACAGAATCTGGAACCTTAAAGAGACACATCAGAACTCACACAGGTGAGAAACCTTTCCACTGCCCTCGTTGTGGGAAGGATTTTATTGAATCTGGAGGCTTGAAGAAACACACCAAAAGAGCTCACCCAGGAGAGGAGGTCGTTGTCCCTCAGAAGAGCGTcgatacaggagagaaaccttaccatTTCTCCTCTGACGACTGTGGGATGAGCTTTGCTACCTCACGCGAACAGAGActacaccagagaaaacacacaagaGAGAAGCTTCGCAGCACGCCTAATGCTAAGCAACGTAAGGAACCCCTCTCAGGAGATGGCTCCCATATCTGTGatcactgtgggaagagttttaccacAGCAagaagtctaaaactacacctaCAATACCTGAAGAGATACAGAGATAACTTGACTGGAGAGAAACCACACGTGTGTTCTACATGCGCAAAGGGATTCAGTGAGGCTGGCAGTCTTAAGAGACACCTGAGAACTCATACTGGGGAGAAACCGTATGTTTGCCATCATTGTGGGAAGGACTACAATGATTCTGGAAACTTACAGAAACACATCAGAACCCACACAGGTGAGAAACCTTACCACTGCTTGGATTGTGGGAAGAATTTCCGTGTAAAAATAAGCCTGAAACATCACCAGGAAATTGTTCACACAGAACACCCTCACCGTTGTGGTCAATGTAAGAAGAGTTTCATAACTGCAGAAAGACTGGAATCACACATAAAAACACGACACCCGCCAAATGATCCTCTGAAGAACCCACACGTGTGCTCTGAATGTGGAAGGGGATTCAGATATGCTGACAATCTTAAAATACACCTGAGAATCCATACTGGGGAGAAACCGTATGTCTGCCCTCGTTGCGGTAAGGATTTTACTCAATCTGGACTCTTACAGAGACACATgagaactcacacaggagagaaaccctatcaCTGCTCAGTGTGTGGGATGAAGTTTCGTCATACAATCTCGCTAAAGCAGCACCACCTGAAGAACCACAAGGGGGAGACACTGGGTCCAGTCCGTATGCACCAAGGCCCTCTTCCATGCCCCCACTGTGGGGAGAAGTTCTCTACCAAGGCTCTTCTAAAGGATCACCTGCAGAAGACCCACAACAGCCGTGTCCACTGCCCACAGTGCGACAAGACCTTCTCCACTAAACGTAATTTACTAGTCCACCAGAGGAAACACACTGGAGAGAGGCCTTACCTTTGccctcagtgtgggaagagtttctctctGACAGGGAGTTTAAAACTTCATCTCCGGATTCATGCTGGTGAAAAGCCTTACCGCTGTACTTACTGTGACAAGAGCTTCACAAGTAAGAGCCACTGCACTCTTCACCTGCGAatccacactggagagaagccgtaCCAATGCCCTGACTGCGGGAGGAGGTTTCGTGATGGGAATGTCTTGAAAAACCACCGGCGgacccacacaggagagaaaccattccaGTGCCGCATGTGCGATAAAGCCTTTGCCCAGTTGAGCAGTCTGAAGAAACATCAGGAGACACACAGGCaaactctgcctgtctctgtcccaaGACTCCCTAATCCCTACCTACCACACAATCAGCTAATCCCTTATCCCTACCCACATCAGACTCCATTGTAA